Within the Halomonas sp. HL-93 genome, the region GATGGAGGGAGCGAACAGCACACCAAAGACGAATTCACGGATAGTCCGCCCCCGGGAAATCCGCGCCACGAAAATCCCGATAAATGGCGACCAGGTGACCGTCCAGGCCCAATAGAACACTGTCCAGCTACCCTGCCACCCCCAGGTGCCGCCTTCGCTGGAATAGCTGGCCAGCGTGTCATTCCAGAAAGCCATTGGCAGCAGATTTGTTATGTATAGGCCAAAGGTCTCGACGACGGCCCGTAAAAGGAAAACGGTCGAACCGGTAAAAAGCACAAATATCATCAAGCCGACGGCCATCGCGATATTGATGTTGGAAAGTCGTTTTACGCCTGAATCCAACCCCGCCACGATCGACCCGACAGCGACGGCCGTCAGGACGGTGATAATGAGCACCTTAGTAATCACGGCATCCGGAACACCAAACAATTCCGTTAACCCCGCATTGATCTGTTGGGTACCCAGGCCGACGGAAACCCCCACGCCAAACAGGGTGCCGAGAATGGCAAAGATATCGAGGGATTTACCCAGGGGGCCGTATATACGATCGCCTATCAGCGGGTAGAATACCGAGCTGAATCGCATTGGCAGTTTATATCGATAAATAAAGTACGCAAAAGCTAGCCCCGGCATGGCGAAAATCGCCCAGGTATGCAGCCCTAGGTGATAAATTGAGAAGCTCATGGCATCGTCGGCGGCTTCCACAGAGAAGGGCTCGACACCCGACCTTGGGGGGGTGGCAAAGTGTGAAATAGGCTCGGCCACGCCCCAGAACATCAACACCGTGCCGATGCCGCCAGCGAACAGCATGGTGAACCAGGAAATGTTGCCATAAGCAGGCTTCGCATCATTGCCACCCAGGCGGATTGCTCCGAAACGGCTGATTGCCACCCACAGCAGGAAGGCCACCCAGCTTGTCACCCCTAAAATAAAGAACCAGCCAAGGTTGGTAACGATCCATTCCCGCCCCGCGCCAAAGGCTGCGCCTATTGGCTCTGGCGCAATCAAAAGCACCACTAGAAAAAGGATCATGATCCCTGCAGACGTGAAAAAAATGATGGGGTCCGTCTTTAGGCCCAGTTTTCTCGCAAGTGCATCCATTACCACTTCTCCCCAAGTCTTTGTCTTTCCGTCACCATAGGGGGTATTCGACGATCACGCCAAGTGACTAGCAAACGTCACCGCCGGTTTTCTCAACGGTAATAGTGTAGAGCTCAACTAATTTTGGGTTGTCACTCTGAGGTATTCCTCGCGCTCTGGTCACGGCGGAGTTACCCCCTGAACCGCCAGTGGCAAGGGTTTGCGTTATTATGCAGCCTTTTTTGCCTGATCCTGTGAATTTTTTGTTCGCAGGCTAATATTTTGCTGGTCTTGGTATACTGTCTCCACGCATATGGAGGTCAGTCATGAATAACGTCGCCTATCCCCACTCTCTAGCCGGTCCAGCGCAGTCAATTGCCGAGCCTATGTGCCAGCAACTCGCCGATCTGGTCTCGGCCAGAATGAGCAATGAGGGTCTGAATGAAACGGATATTCCGGGATTAAGCCTGTTTCGCGTAGACGCGCCTACCAGCTGTATGTCTGCAGTCTACGAGCCGTCTCTCTGCGTCATCGCCCAGGGGCGTGAGGTGGTGCAACTGGGGGATCGGGAAATCGTCTATGATGCGCTCAGCTATATGGTGTCCAGCGTCGACCTGCCGGTTAACAGGTTTGTGGTAGACGCCTCGCCTGAGCATCCGTTTCTAGCCATTAAGATCAATATCGACCCCGCCGAAGTCGCCGAACTGGTGCTGCAGTTGGGCGATTCCCCCCATGCCAGCGAACCCACTGATGCCCCTTATTCAGGCTGTGGTATGTGTGTTGCCCAGGTCGACTTGGGGATTCTGGATGCCATGACCCGGCTGGTTCGGCTACTCGACTCGCCCACGGATGTTCCCGTGCTGGCGCCTTTGATTCGCCGTGAGATCATTTACCGCGCCTTGGTAGGGGAGATGGGCCCACGCATGCGCGAGTTCGCCTCCGCCGACAGCCAGTCAAACCGCATTTTTCAGGTGATTTCGGTACTCAAGGACCGTTTTGCTGAGCCGCTGCGGGTGCGGCAACTGGCGGACGATGTGAATATGAGTGAATCTGCGCTCTATCACAGCTTCAAGCAGGCCACCTGCATGTCGCCGTTACAATTTCAGAAGAAGCTGCGGCTGCACGAAGCGCGCTTATTGATGCTTAGAGAGGGGCTAGAAGCCTCCACTGCCAGCTATCGGGTCGGTTACGAAAGCCCATCGCAATTTAGCCGCGAATACAGCCGCATGTTTGGCGCACCACCGCGGAGTGATATTGCCAAGTTACGTGGCGAAACCCGCATAAGCGTGCCCGCTTAGGTTGCCTTTTCAGTAGTGATGTATCGCTATGTTGCCAAGGCATGAAAACGGGCCACCCGCTTGGGTGGCCCGTGATGTCTGCGCCGCTCTGGATGCGCGTCGGCGCTTTAGCCGCGTGTACCACGCGTCAGGTTCTCAGCATGCTCGGTATGCGATACCTGTTGTGACATGGCCTGATTGTCCTCGACTTCAACACGCTCACTGAACATTCCTTCCTGTGTGCCGCCGACTAAAGGGCTGCCGACGTCGAAGGTAGTGCGGTAGTGAGTGCCTTGGTTGTCGAAGGCTTGGCCATCATCTGCCAGTTGGTTGATGCCTTCCCGTGTGCCGACTTGGGCCGGGCTGCCAGTGTCGAAGCGTGCCTGGGTTGGCTCTGCGGCGGTGGCTTGAGCGGCCATGCCCAGAACCAGGGCGCCAGCGGTGAGGGTCTGCATAATGATAGTGGCGTATTTCATGGAATGACTTCCTCTCGTTGAATGATATAGCCGCAAAATCCAGGGGTGTTGGCTGCATGCCTGTTCGCATCGATCCAGTGGAACAGGGCGCGATAGATCCCCGGTTGGCGGCATATTGGCCGTTACGACCATGAGAGAAATGATAGTGATGTTAGACTGCTAACAATAGGCGTATTTCTCGCTGAAGATTGCCTAATTCTGTAAATTTCATCTATCAATGCAGTTATTCAAGATATACCACTGCATTTTATAGCGTATGTAGATGATTGTGATAGCGCTGGTCTATGGCTGTAAAGCCACCCCTTACTGAAACCCAGCGCTTCTCGTTGTTGGTGTTAGCGTCTGGCCGCGAGTAGTTTTGGTACTAACCAGGGCAGTACTAGCAGTAAGGCAGCGGCAACCCACAGCCCCAGTGAAATGCCTGACTGCCATAGAATCCCGACTTCGCCACCGCTAATGGACAGAGCACGGCGGAGGTTCTGCTCCATCAAGCCCCCCAGCACGTAGCCGAGAATCACTGGCGCCAGAGAGAATCCCATCTTGCGCAGGAGATAACCAAACACACCGATGACAAGCATCAGGTAGATAGCAAAAAGATCGGAGTGCAACTGATAGACGCCAACGAACGCCAGAATAGCAATGGCGGGTACCAGTACCCAGCGCGGAATGGTCAGCACGCGAGCAAATACGCCAGCCAGTGGCAGATTGAGGATCAGTAACACTACATTGCCAATGTAAAGTGAGGCGATCAGGCCGCCCGCCACTTCAGGCTGCTCGGTAAACATCATTGGCCCGGGAGTGATGTTGTAAAGCATCAGCGCCCCAAGCAATACGGCCGTGGTGCCAGAGCCCGGTATGCCAAGCGTCAGCATAGGCACGAAGGAGCCGACTGCAGCGGCGTTATTGGCCGACTCTGGTGCTGCCAATCCGCGCATGTCGCCCTTGCCAAAGGTGTTGTCCTTGTCGGAAAGGCGCTTCTCGGTGGTGTAGGAGACGGCACCAGCCACCGACGCACCGGTTCCAGGTAGAACGCCAATGATAAAGCCGAGCAACCCCGAGCGACCGATAGCGCCTTTACACGCCAACACCTCTTTGAGGGTGACAAACACGCGACCCAGAGGCGGGAGCTTGCCGTCGTCCTCCGAGCGGTGGGCATGTTCAAGCATCAGCAGAATTTCGCTGATGGCAAACAGTCCGATGATCATCACCACAAAGTCGATGCCATCGTAGAGCTCTGGCAAACCGAAGGTGTAGCGCAACACGCCGCTACCGGAGTCAACCCCTACGGTGCCAATGATCACGCCAAGCACCGCGCCAATGGCGGTCTTGATGGGATCTTTGCCCATCATCACTGACATGGAGGAGAAAGCGAAGATCATGAGCGCAAAAAATTCTGCCGGGCCGAACATCACTGCGACCTCTGCCAGTAGCGGCGCAAAGAGTGTCAGGCCAATAATGGCAATGGTAGCGCCAATGAATGAACTGACGGCCGAAAGGCCTAGAGCGGGGCCTGCGAGCCCTTGCTGTGCCAGTGGGTAGCCATCCAGGGTGGTCATGACAGCGCCGGCATCACCGGGCACATTGAGCAGGATGCTCGACATGCGCCCGCCGTATTCAGCGCCGGTATAGACGGCGGCCAGCAGGATCAGCGATGACTCAGCTGGCAAGCCAAGGGTGTAGGCCAGCGGCATTAGAATGGCGATGCCGTTGATCGGGCCAATGCCTGGCAAGGCGCCAAACAGGGTGCCCAGCAGGGCGCCAAGAAAGGCCAGGCCCAGGTTGAGAGGGGTTAGAGCAACCCCGAAGCCGTCGATCAGGAAATCGAACATCTCAGCGATCCTTTAGATGAAGCTGGCGAACAAGTAGCCAGAAGGCAGACTGATGCCAAGGGCGGCGGTGAACAGAAAATAGCCGACAATCGACATGACAATGCCGGTGATCAGGGCTTTGCCCCAGGTCGCATCGAACAGTCGCGCCAGGGCTGTTATCACCAACAGCGATGAGGCGATAAACCCCAGTTGTGTGAACAAGACGGCGTAGGCCAACAGCAAGACCAGCACCAGTATCAACCTGAGCGCCAGTGCCTTGTGCGGCCAACTGCCGTTATCGCCGGGTCTGAAAATCAGCACCAATGATAGTAGTATCAGCAAAATCGACAGCCCCAGCGGAAAGGCCTTGGGGCCCACGGGTTCGGAGCTGAAGGGCATTTCCATTTGGGCGGCCTGGACGGCGATAAACGCCGCCAGACCGATCAGGGCTATGCCCATTACGCGGTCGGCGGCGATTCTCATTGCGTTAGCCCCACTTCTTCAGCCAATCCTTTAAACTCGGCAACCTGCTCCTGGACGTAGCTGTCAAAATCTTCGCCGAAGCGTGACATCGGGAACAGGCCGCGCGCCTCACGCAGCTCGGCAAAGACAGGATCTTCTGCCACCGCCTGCATGCGTTCGATCCAGGCCTCATAGGCTTCATCGCTGACTTCAGGGCCCATGTAATAGCCACGCCAGATCGGCCATTCCACGTCGTAGCCCTGCTCGGCTGCGGTGGGGATCTCGGCGTAGGGGCCGCCCATCCGCTCTTCGGAAAGTGACGCCAGTACGCGGATCTTGCCGCTCTCAAGCTGAGACTTGAGTTCCGAAAGGTCGCCGGTGAACACCTGGATGTGGTCGCCCAGCAATGCCGCCAGGGCCTCACCGCCACCCTCGAAGGCAACGTAGCGCAGATCTCGCGGGGATATATCGCCAGACTTGGCGGTCAGGGCGGCCTTCATCCAGTCTTGGCTGCCGACCGTTCCGCCAGCACCGAAGGCAATCTCGTTGGGATCTTCTTTCAGGTCGGCCATCAGCTCGTCAAGGTTTTCCCACGGTGCATCGGAACTGACGACGATAGCGCCATAGTCGACGCCGAGCGCGCCCAGCCAGCGAACCTCATCAGCGTCGTACTCGCCAAACTTGCCAAGCGCCAGGTTGACGGCAGCTCCGGTACTGGCGGCTACAATAAGGCTGGGATCATCGGTGCGTACACCGTTAACGTGGTTGTAAGCCACCGCGCCGATGCCGCCGGGCATATAGCTCACCATCATCGGTTTGCTTATCAGCCCTGTATCCTGAAGGCCATTGGCCGCCAGTCGGCACGTCAAATCGTAGCCTCCACCGGGTTTGGCAGGCGCGATGCACTCGGTGGACTCTGGGATCGTCTGCGCGTAGGCGTGGCCGAAAAACAATGCACTTCCGATCACTGCAAGGCCAGAGGTGCGGCGAAGGATTGGGTTGATCTTCATGGCGATCTCCTGTTCTCTTGTTTTAGTCGGGGCGGGAAAGATCCAAGCCCGGTCATGCCAGATGACCCTCGCCATGTTAGGTAGTTAACCTTTCACCAACCTGTCATCTCACCAATACCGCTCTGAGACTTTAGTCATATGCGCCTAATCATTGTTGAAGACGATCCGATGATCGCCCGCTCTCTGGACAATGCGCTTGCTCGGCTGAGTAATACGGTTGATATCTTCTCGCTTGCCAGCGAGGCGCGTGCGGCGTTGCGGAATGACACTTTCGATCTTATTTTGCTTGATCTGGGCTTGCCCGATGGTGACGGCCTTGAATTACTGGGTGAGTTACGTGATCGCAACGACAGAACACCTGTGCTGATTCTCACGGCCCGGGACGGCATCGATGACCGAGTCCGTGGTCTTGACCTGGGCGCGGACGACTACCTTGCCAAACCGTTCTCGGTTGCAGAGCTTGAAGCCCGAGTGCGTGCCTTGCTGCGACGCAGCCAGCAGCGTAGCGATAACCGGTTGAAATATGGATCTTTGTGCCTGGATCCAACTGCCGGCGCCGCGACACTCGATGGCACAATACTTGAACTACCCCGCCGTGAGCTGCGCTTGCTTGAAGGGCTGCTGTTACACGCGGGCAATATTGCTCCACGCGAGATGCTGGAAGGGCGAGTGTTTAGCTACGGTGACGTTGGCCCCAACGCACTGGAAGTTTATGTGAGCCGCCTACGCAAGCGACTTCAAGGGAGTTGCCTGCGTATCCGAACATTTCGTGGCCTGGGCTATCGCCTTGAGGATACGCAAAGGTGATTCATGTTAAAGGCACGCTAAAAGCGCGTCTGGCTATCTTGCTAATGGTCATGGTCTCGGGCCTTGGTACGCTACTGTTGATAGAGGCTTATTATTCAACCCAGCGCGCGGCTGAGCGTGCTTACGATAGTCAGCTTGAAGCGGCGGCACTGACGACCGCCGAGTCGGTTCAATGGGAAGGTAGCGACCCTGTCGTAAGGATTCCTCCCGCCGCCCTGCAAATTCTGGCCACCTCTCATCAGGAGCGGGTCTTCTACGCCGTGCTCGACCATAACGGACGACGAATTTCGGCCAACCTCGATATCCCTATACCCAAGGCAGGGCGAGACAGGGCGGCCATCGAGCCAACCTGGCTCGATCTGACGCAGGCAGGGACGCGCTGGAGGTTGCATGGTAGAGAATACGACTCGGCGGGATGGGACATTCAAGATCCGGTGCAGATCTGGGTGGGGCATACGGTCAGTGGGCGCCAGGCACTGGCAAAAGAGCTGTTCGATCGAGCGGTCATTCGTTTTATCGCCATGGTGCTGCTGGCAGGCATCCTGATGCTGTTGGCGATGCGAGTGGCATTGAAACCGATGCGCAAGCTGCGTCATCAATTGCGGCGCCGCAAGGCCGATGACATACGGCCCCTCAATGCCGACGTTCCGGAAGAATTACGTGAAATGGTCGAAACGCTCGATACCCTGTTTACCCGCCAGCGCGAAAGCCGCGACAACCTGCTACGTTTCACGGCTGACGCCAGCCATCAGCTCAAGACCCCACTAGCGGGCTTGCAGAGTACCAGCGAGCTGGCCTTGCACAGCCGTGAGCCTGGTGAGTGGTATCGAGCTCTGTCGGACGTCCACGACGGTGCAAAGCGCACCAGTCGCCTTGCCAGCCAGCTGTTGAGCCTTGCGCGCCTGCGCCATATTGAAGAGGCTGACGAGCTCATGCCGCTCGACCTGAAAACCACGCTACATGACACCGTGCTTGAATGGGCGCAACGTGAAGTGGCGATGAACCATGATCTGGGGCTGGACGAGCTGCCTGCCGGGCCTGTCATGGTTCGGGCGCAAGCGTGGGCGCTCCGTGAGCTGCTGGGCAACTTGATCGATAACGCAGTTCGCTATACCCCTTCAGGTAGCGTCATTACCCTGGGACTAAAGAACATCGACAATCACATCATACTTTATATCGAGGATAACGGTCCTGGGGTGGATCCCGAGGTTCGCAATCGGATGTTTCAACCCTTCGAACGCGGCGGGCGTCAGGATACGCACGGATCAGGCCTCGGTCTGGCCATTGTTGATTCCATTGCGCAACGCCATGCGGCCGAACTGCGGGTCAAAGAAAGACAGCCTCATGGGCTTCGGTTTGAGCTGCATTTTCTAGCCATAAGAGAGGAAACCTAATGCACCGCCTATGGCTGATGACGGCCCTGCTGGTTGTCTGTTTTTCATCCTCTCAGCGTTTGCAAGCGATGCCCCTGGTGGTAGAAGCCGCTTTGGATCGACAGGTAGTCGCGCCTCTGCTGGAGGCTTTCGAACAAGCCCACCCCGATATCGAACTCACCTACCGTGACCGTTCAACATTGCAAGTCAATGACTTGATAGAGACAGCGGATCCGCCACCCGACGTGGTAATCAGCTCTGCAATGCCCTGGCAGATGAACCGGGTGAACCAAGGCTATGCTCAACCATTGGATTCTGCACAGGCCAGTGAATGGCCTGACTGGGCAAAATGGCGTAATGAGCTATTTGGCTTCACTTTTGAGCCGATCGTCATGGCTTACCGGCTTGATTTAACGCGTCATATCCTGCCACCGCAAACCCATGCGGATCTTCACACGCTGCTAAGCGAGCAGCGTGAGATGTTACAGGGTAAGGTAACCACCTACTCTCCGTCAGAAAGCGGGATTGGCTACACCTTGTTTCAGCAGGATGCGCGTTATACAGACAAGTTTTGGGATCTGGTGACGGTATTGGGAGATGCCGACGCACAGCTCGAATCCAATACTCGCGCGATGCTTGAAGGGATTACAGAAGGGCGCTATTGGCTGGGTTACAACCTGTTGGGTTCCTACGCCATGGTGTGGGCACAGGAAAATCCTGAGGTGATTGTGCAGGTGCCCCAGGACTATGCCTTGGTGATGATGCGGACAGGGTTTATCCATCGTGATGCCCCGCATCCGCGGGCAGCGCAAACCTTTATGAACTTTCTACTCAGCCGCGATGGCCAGCGTGTCCTGGCGTCGCAAACACCGCTTTTCAGCGTGCGGCCCGATGTTGTTGGTCCCTACACCGCTCAACGCTTACGCGATCAAGTTGGCGACCGCCTCTATCCCATTACACTCAACGCATCGGTGCTTGCCTTTGTTGATGCGCTACGTCGCGATGCGTTTATGGCGCGGTGGCAACGAGAGTTCAGTCGCTATCAAAGCGGTAACGATGAGTGATGGCTGCACCAGATTTTACCCTTAACGATGATGACCGAAATTGACTCATGTCAGCACGGGTTTGGTCACCACGGCAACAAGTTCTTCTTGGCCGTTGAGCGTATGCCAAGAGCGGCATAAGATAGTTCACGCTGGCTGAATCACTATACTAAAAAAATATATGGCGTTAATGGGTAGATATAATGTTAAGCAATTTTTGGTAAAACTAATTGAGCAGCAATTCCTTATCGATATTTATAGAATCACTGGCTTCGTTGATAAGTGATGCTGCTGTAAACTTAGGGGTGCTATAAGCTTTAACGCTTTTACCATGTTTAGTGCGAATTTTATTGACGAGTAAGTCAAAACCCCCCATCGCCTGTTACTAGCACTATAATGTCTGCTGGTTTCTTTTTGCATAAAATATAACTTGTGTTCCGTGAGTCGTATTCAATTCAAGCCGAGTAATTGACTGACAAGCGGAATCAACACGGAGCTGAATATCCCCGTCATGCCCATCGCCAAGCCGGCAAAAGCGCCTGCGAGGGTGCTGCGTTGCATGGCATAGGCCGTTCCGAACCCGTGTGCGGCCAGGCCCAGAGCGAAGCCGCTTGAGGTATGTGAACGCACCTTGAGAACACGAAATACCAGTGGGGCTAACAGGCAGCCCATCATGCCGGTGGTCAATGATAAACCGGCGGATAGTGATGGGAACCCGCCTATCTGTTCCGAGATGCCAATGGCGATGGGAGACGTGACTGATTTAGGGGCCATTGATAGCAACAGCGCATCGCTGGCACCAAAAAGCTGGCCAATCAACACAGTGGTCACGACGGCCGTCAGGCTGCCGCTTAGGCAAACTACCAGCAATGGCAGCAGCATTTGGCGAATACGTGCACGGTGATCATAAAGGGGCACGGCCAGAGCGACGGTGGCGGGACCCAGCAGGAAATGAATAAACTGCGCCCCTTCAAAGTAGGTGTCGTAGTCGGTGCCGCTAAGGGTCAGCAGCAAGATGATCATCAACATAGCAACCAGCACAGGATGTAGCAGCGCCGTGCCACCTGCCTTATGATTAAGCGCACTGGCTACCAGATAAGCCCCCAGAGTAATCACAATCCAGAATAGTGGCCGAGCGTTGAAGTAAACCCAAAAACTGGTGAGCTCCATCGCTTATTCCTTATGCTTGTATTGACGTGTTTCCCACGCCTGCAGCATCCAGCCGGTTAGCGACAGGGTAATAAGGGTGCTCAGTAGCAGCGACACCAGGATCGTAAGCCACTGCTGGGCGAGTGTCTCTGCAAATAGCATCAAGCCTACGCCCGCTGGCACAAACAGCAGCGATAAATGCCGAACTAAGCCCTCGGCGGGTAAGCGTAGGCCATCGGGCACGCGGCCAAAGAGCATCAGCCCAATCAGTAGGAGCATCATTCCCGCCACCGGGCCTGGAATTGGCCAGCCGAACCATACCATTAGCCATTCGCCAATTAATTGGCAAATCAGCAGTATCAAAAAACCCTGAACCATATTGCGTTACCTCGCCAGTTGTTTCGGAAAGGGGTGAGCGGTGTATATCCATATGGCGAGCTCACCACGTTACGGATATTTTTGATACATGCTATGGGATTACTGGCAAAAAAACGTAGGGCGCGCCTACCAGCATCAGGAATTTAAGTATTCCGGAGACTGATGACGCGCCCATCGTGCTACGTTTTGCGTTTAAGGAGCGCTAGACGTAGAAGTCCAAGTCTTCCTGCTTTTTGAGTAGATCGCGCATCTCGATGGGGTCGTCGCCAAAGAAGAAGACAAGGCCCCAGTGCGTCCCGAAGGCCGACCGATCAGGAACGGTTTCTTCCGTCGGTGCAACCAGTTCGTGTGACTCGAAGTAGGGGTGGTCAACACATTCTGAAGGCATTTCCAGTTTGCTGACTACACGACGCCTTGGATATACACCGAAGCAACCCGCGTAGCCTTTCGCGTCGACCACTTCGCGGGGGAAGAACGCATCGACTTCTTCAGTGGTGCTTTTGGGGTCGAACACCAACATGGATGCCTGGTACGCGTTGAATCCGTAGGCTTTCTCGATTAGCTCAAACGCCTTGAACCCAGGCGGGCGGTAGGCAACCTCGCCAAAGTACATCTCGCCGTCTGCCGTGACGAAGTACTCGGGATGAATTAGGCCGAACTGGATATCGAACGTTTTGATCAACAACTCGATCTGTTTGGTAATCGCGTTGCGCCAGCTCTCGAGCTGCTCGGTCGCGGGGACGAATACCGAATAGCCCAGGGTGACGTATTCCGAAATGTTGAGGAACTTGATTTTGCCATTGTGGATCCAGGCTTCAACGGCAAACTCCCAACCGCTCAAGTGGCTTTCCATCAGCAGCGGGTATTCCTCGTCTGGAATATGGTCAATTTCATCTATGGTGCGGATCATGCGGTGTCCAAGGCAGCCAGCTTTGTCGAATGCCTTGACGTGAATCGGGTCGTCCGGGTCTCCGTCGAGCTTGAGCAGCGTTTGGTTGACGCGCTTCATGAAGCGAACGATGTCTTCTTTCTCATGCGCCTCTTCGAAAATCCCCACGCGAATACCGCCAAGCTGTGCACGGCGCTTCATAAGC harbors:
- a CDS encoding BCCT family transporter: MDALARKLGLKTDPIIFFTSAGIMILFLVVLLIAPEPIGAAFGAGREWIVTNLGWFFILGVTSWVAFLLWVAISRFGAIRLGGNDAKPAYGNISWFTMLFAGGIGTVLMFWGVAEPISHFATPPRSGVEPFSVEAADDAMSFSIYHLGLHTWAIFAMPGLAFAYFIYRYKLPMRFSSVFYPLIGDRIYGPLGKSLDIFAILGTLFGVGVSVGLGTQQINAGLTELFGVPDAVITKVLIITVLTAVAVGSIVAGLDSGVKRLSNINIAMAVGLMIFVLFTGSTVFLLRAVVETFGLYITNLLPMAFWNDTLASYSSEGGTWGWQGSWTVFYWAWTVTWSPFIGIFVARISRGRTIREFVFGVLFAPSIFTLVWFAIFGWSAMEIDGIGSEAREAMGSQAGILSDAVGESIPLAMFTFFESFPGATLVQGLAVVIVAIFFATSSDSASLVVDMLCTGSEDPGPWHQRVFWGVSEGMLAAMLIVLAGDAGLTALQEVITVVGLPMFILVFIMMFALYRGLSHEEFSEVKVGSPPKPEELTQDS
- a CDS encoding AraC family transcriptional regulator; translated protein: MNNVAYPHSLAGPAQSIAEPMCQQLADLVSARMSNEGLNETDIPGLSLFRVDAPTSCMSAVYEPSLCVIAQGREVVQLGDREIVYDALSYMVSSVDLPVNRFVVDASPEHPFLAIKINIDPAEVAELVLQLGDSPHASEPTDAPYSGCGMCVAQVDLGILDAMTRLVRLLDSPTDVPVLAPLIRREIIYRALVGEMGPRMREFASADSQSNRIFQVISVLKDRFAEPLRVRQLADDVNMSESALYHSFKQATCMSPLQFQKKLRLHEARLLMLREGLEASTASYRVGYESPSQFSREYSRMFGAPPRSDIAKLRGETRISVPA
- a CDS encoding tripartite tricarboxylate transporter permease; protein product: MFDFLIDGFGVALTPLNLGLAFLGALLGTLFGALPGIGPINGIAILMPLAYTLGLPAESSLILLAAVYTGAEYGGRMSSILLNVPGDAGAVMTTLDGYPLAQQGLAGPALGLSAVSSFIGATIAIIGLTLFAPLLAEVAVMFGPAEFFALMIFAFSSMSVMMGKDPIKTAIGAVLGVIIGTVGVDSGSGVLRYTFGLPELYDGIDFVVMIIGLFAISEILLMLEHAHRSEDDGKLPPLGRVFVTLKEVLACKGAIGRSGLLGFIIGVLPGTGASVAGAVSYTTEKRLSDKDNTFGKGDMRGLAAPESANNAAAVGSFVPMLTLGIPGSGTTAVLLGALMLYNITPGPMMFTEQPEVAGGLIASLYIGNVVLLILNLPLAGVFARVLTIPRWVLVPAIAILAFVGVYQLHSDLFAIYLMLVIGVFGYLLRKMGFSLAPVILGYVLGGLMEQNLRRALSISGGEVGILWQSGISLGLWVAAALLLVLPWLVPKLLAARR
- a CDS encoding tripartite tricarboxylate transporter TctB family protein, whose translation is MRIAADRVMGIALIGLAAFIAVQAAQMEMPFSSEPVGPKAFPLGLSILLILLSLVLIFRPGDNGSWPHKALALRLILVLVLLLAYAVLFTQLGFIASSLLVITALARLFDATWGKALITGIVMSIVGYFLFTAALGISLPSGYLFASFI
- a CDS encoding Bug family tripartite tricarboxylate transporter substrate binding protein translates to MKINPILRRTSGLAVIGSALFFGHAYAQTIPESTECIAPAKPGGGYDLTCRLAANGLQDTGLISKPMMVSYMPGGIGAVAYNHVNGVRTDDPSLIVAASTGAAVNLALGKFGEYDADEVRWLGALGVDYGAIVVSSDAPWENLDELMADLKEDPNEIAFGAGGTVGSQDWMKAALTAKSGDISPRDLRYVAFEGGGEALAALLGDHIQVFTGDLSELKSQLESGKIRVLASLSEERMGGPYAEIPTAAEQGYDVEWPIWRGYYMGPEVSDEAYEAWIERMQAVAEDPVFAELREARGLFPMSRFGEDFDSYVQEQVAEFKGLAEEVGLTQ
- a CDS encoding response regulator, which produces MRLIIVEDDPMIARSLDNALARLSNTVDIFSLASEARAALRNDTFDLILLDLGLPDGDGLELLGELRDRNDRTPVLILTARDGIDDRVRGLDLGADDYLAKPFSVAELEARVRALLRRSQQRSDNRLKYGSLCLDPTAGAATLDGTILELPRRELRLLEGLLLHAGNIAPREMLEGRVFSYGDVGPNALEVYVSRLRKRLQGSCLRIRTFRGLGYRLEDTQR
- a CDS encoding sensor histidine kinase, translating into MIHVKGTLKARLAILLMVMVSGLGTLLLIEAYYSTQRAAERAYDSQLEAAALTTAESVQWEGSDPVVRIPPAALQILATSHQERVFYAVLDHNGRRISANLDIPIPKAGRDRAAIEPTWLDLTQAGTRWRLHGREYDSAGWDIQDPVQIWVGHTVSGRQALAKELFDRAVIRFIAMVLLAGILMLLAMRVALKPMRKLRHQLRRRKADDIRPLNADVPEELREMVETLDTLFTRQRESRDNLLRFTADASHQLKTPLAGLQSTSELALHSREPGEWYRALSDVHDGAKRTSRLASQLLSLARLRHIEEADELMPLDLKTTLHDTVLEWAQREVAMNHDLGLDELPAGPVMVRAQAWALRELLGNLIDNAVRYTPSGSVITLGLKNIDNHIILYIEDNGPGVDPEVRNRMFQPFERGGRQDTHGSGLGLAIVDSIAQRHAAELRVKERQPHGLRFELHFLAIREET
- a CDS encoding ABC transporter substrate-binding protein, with protein sequence MHRLWLMTALLVVCFSSSQRLQAMPLVVEAALDRQVVAPLLEAFEQAHPDIELTYRDRSTLQVNDLIETADPPPDVVISSAMPWQMNRVNQGYAQPLDSAQASEWPDWAKWRNELFGFTFEPIVMAYRLDLTRHILPPQTHADLHTLLSEQREMLQGKVTTYSPSESGIGYTLFQQDARYTDKFWDLVTVLGDADAQLESNTRAMLEGITEGRYWLGYNLLGSYAMVWAQENPEVIVQVPQDYALVMMRTGFIHRDAPHPRAAQTFMNFLLSRDGQRVLASQTPLFSVRPDVVGPYTAQRLRDQVGDRLYPITLNASVLAFVDALRRDAFMARWQREFSRYQSGNDE
- a CDS encoding LrgB family protein encodes the protein MELTSFWVYFNARPLFWIVITLGAYLVASALNHKAGGTALLHPVLVAMLMIILLLTLSGTDYDTYFEGAQFIHFLLGPATVALAVPLYDHRARIRQMLLPLLVVCLSGSLTAVVTTVLIGQLFGASDALLLSMAPKSVTSPIAIGISEQIGGFPSLSAGLSLTTGMMGCLLAPLVFRVLKVRSHTSSGFALGLAAHGFGTAYAMQRSTLAGAFAGLAMGMTGIFSSVLIPLVSQLLGLN
- a CDS encoding CidA/LrgA family protein; translated protein: MVQGFLILLICQLIGEWLMVWFGWPIPGPVAGMMLLLIGLMLFGRVPDGLRLPAEGLVRHLSLLFVPAGVGLMLFAETLAQQWLTILVSLLLSTLITLSLTGWMLQAWETRQYKHKE